In Paraburkholderia phenazinium, the following are encoded in one genomic region:
- a CDS encoding ABC transporter permease → MKLLSFKRLNLKLGIVLVGLLVATALIGLVYTPYDPTDVDLVTRYAAPSLQHWLGTDEFGRDVLSRIMAGASVSLTVSIGSVFFALALGTALGTVSGYIGGWLDRVVLVLVDALMAFPGLLLALGIMTVLGPSKWSVVLALGLAYTPSVTRLARGGTLSLRSRDFVVASQAMGNGGVWTLFRHVLPNSLAPLLIFSTSLFGSALLAESALSFLGLGVPPPAPTWGGMLADSRNAIDRAIWLAIFPGMSISLALLGINMLGDAVRDLLDPRMNGGAK, encoded by the coding sequence ATGAAACTGCTTTCCTTCAAACGGCTCAATCTGAAGCTCGGCATCGTGCTGGTCGGCTTGCTGGTGGCGACGGCCCTGATCGGCCTCGTCTATACGCCCTATGACCCGACCGACGTCGATCTGGTGACGCGCTACGCGGCGCCGAGCCTCCAGCATTGGCTCGGCACCGACGAGTTCGGACGCGATGTGCTGTCGCGCATCATGGCCGGCGCGTCGGTGAGTCTGACCGTAAGCATCGGCTCGGTGTTTTTTGCGCTTGCGCTCGGTACTGCACTGGGTACGGTGTCGGGTTATATCGGCGGCTGGCTGGACCGTGTGGTGCTCGTGCTGGTCGATGCCCTGATGGCCTTTCCGGGTTTGCTGCTGGCGCTGGGCATCATGACCGTGCTCGGCCCGTCGAAGTGGTCCGTGGTGCTGGCGCTGGGTCTCGCGTACACGCCGTCGGTGACGCGGCTCGCGCGCGGCGGCACGCTGTCGCTGCGCAGCCGCGATTTTGTCGTCGCCTCGCAGGCGATGGGCAATGGCGGCGTGTGGACGCTGTTCCGGCATGTGCTGCCGAACAGTCTCGCGCCGCTGCTGATTTTCTCGACCTCGCTGTTCGGCTCCGCACTGCTCGCCGAAAGCGCGCTGAGCTTTCTCGGGCTCGGCGTGCCGCCGCCCGCGCCGACCTGGGGCGGCATGCTCGCCGATAGCCGCAACGCCATCGACCGCGCCATCTGGCTGGCGATTTTCCCCGGCATGTCGATTTCCCTCGCGCTGCTCGGCATCAACATGCTCGGCGATGCGGTGCGCGATCTGCTCGATCCGCGCATGAACGGAGGGGCCAAATGA
- a CDS encoding ABC transporter substrate-binding protein gives MIDRGMRFCRCLLQSAALGMACAAASAAFASASSIEPASGQAAAREIRVAEGEDTPTSMPGNVARNTATDNILGNVVESLVALRADLSVGPMLADSWDITPDGKTYTFHLRHGVLFHNGAPVTSAEVKWSFQYLMKRSSGFECRSVFDGNRGVKVLAVRTPDPYTVVFELDRPYALFLKQMVDPRCPLAVLHPSSVDSAGQWLKPVATGPFVFADWKRGQYVLLKPFPQYCPRTEPPSGLAGAKVAHADVRFVVIPDEAAQKSALAAGQIDAMTISENSLLPPDPRWHLVDGPSADPAVLLMQTRDPLLSDVHMRRAIALALDLPGIVNAVTDGHARYNPSLVPDANELFSPVDASGYTQNLPEVKRLLAQAGYHGQTLKLETSRRFEHMYTLAVYVQSLLTKAGIRTELDIVEWGKQVSDFRAGRFQMMSFGYSARIDPALMFGDVLGDKSKTPMAQWENPAALDLLHSLQGVTDDATRKHTFERLHQMMLADTPLLGMYYTPDLLLVSSRLHGLTSWPMRRIRLFNVSKD, from the coding sequence GTGATCGATCGCGGGATGCGTTTCTGCCGTTGTCTGCTCCAGAGCGCCGCGTTAGGGATGGCGTGTGCCGCGGCGTCTGCCGCCTTTGCGTCTGCGTCGTCCATTGAACCTGCGTCGGGCCAGGCGGCGGCACGCGAGATCCGCGTGGCCGAGGGCGAGGACACGCCCACCTCGATGCCCGGCAACGTGGCGCGCAACACCGCCACGGACAACATTCTCGGCAATGTCGTCGAATCGCTGGTCGCGCTGCGCGCCGATCTGAGCGTGGGACCGATGCTCGCGGACAGTTGGGACATTACGCCGGACGGCAAGACCTACACGTTTCATCTGCGCCATGGCGTGCTGTTTCATAACGGCGCGCCCGTGACCTCCGCCGAAGTCAAATGGAGCTTCCAGTATCTGATGAAGCGCAGTTCGGGCTTCGAGTGCCGCAGCGTGTTCGACGGCAATCGCGGCGTGAAGGTGCTGGCCGTGCGCACGCCCGATCCGTACACGGTCGTATTCGAACTGGACCGTCCGTACGCGCTCTTTCTCAAACAGATGGTCGATCCGCGCTGCCCGCTGGCGGTGCTGCATCCGTCCAGCGTGGACAGCGCGGGCCAATGGCTGAAGCCGGTGGCTACCGGTCCGTTTGTATTCGCCGACTGGAAGCGCGGCCAGTACGTGCTGCTCAAGCCGTTCCCGCAATACTGCCCGCGTACCGAGCCGCCGAGCGGCCTCGCCGGCGCCAAGGTGGCGCACGCGGACGTGCGCTTCGTGGTGATCCCCGACGAAGCCGCGCAGAAATCCGCGCTGGCGGCCGGCCAGATCGACGCCATGACGATCAGCGAAAACAGTCTGCTGCCGCCCGATCCGCGCTGGCATCTGGTCGACGGTCCGAGCGCCGATCCGGCCGTGCTGCTGATGCAAACCCGCGACCCGTTGCTCTCGGACGTGCACATGCGCCGCGCGATTGCTCTCGCGCTCGATCTGCCCGGCATCGTCAACGCGGTGACGGATGGTCACGCGCGCTACAACCCGTCGCTCGTGCCCGATGCCAACGAACTGTTCTCGCCCGTCGACGCAAGCGGCTATACGCAGAACCTGCCCGAGGTGAAGCGTCTGCTCGCGCAGGCCGGTTATCACGGTCAGACGCTGAAGCTCGAAACCAGCCGCCGCTTCGAGCATATGTACACGCTGGCGGTCTACGTGCAATCGCTCCTGACGAAGGCCGGCATTCGCACGGAACTGGACATCGTCGAATGGGGCAAGCAGGTGAGCGATTTCCGCGCGGGGCGCTTTCAGATGATGTCGTTCGGCTATTCGGCGCGGATCGACCCTGCGCTGATGTTCGGCGACGTCCTCGGCGACAAGTCGAAAACGCCGATGGCGCAGTGGGAGAACCCGGCTGCACTCGACCTGCTGCACAGCCTGCAGGGCGTGACCGACGACGCGACCCGCAAGCACACCTTCGAGCGCCTGCATCAGATGATGCTCGCCGACACGCCGCTGCTCGGCATGTACTACACGCCCGATCTGCTTCTGGTCAGCAGCCGGCTGCACGGTTTGACGTCGTGGCCGATGCGCCGCATCCGCCTGTTTAACGTGAGCAAGGACTAG
- a CDS encoding GntR family transcriptional regulator, with protein sequence MNHDRSIASKIVELIQADGMEVGSHLPAQMLADRLRVSRSPVNEALSLLHEKGVLSRERNRGFFLARPVEAPLSDVVDALGLAQADVVTSVYFRIADDLLKGALPQAFSEQMIRTRYGLTNAQLAAVLGRIAQEGWAERKPGYGWEFSTMLTTPDSLLQSYRLRLALEPAALLEPGFRLEPSVLARCRAAEQHLLDGGIQTDTADQLHERGVRFHESLVEASGNPFFIDTIKRVNRVRRLLSYRSMQDRQRYTKHCKQHLQILNLLEKERNEEAAEALRAHLKHTLDALSRIAGILKP encoded by the coding sequence ATGAACCACGATAGATCCATTGCGAGCAAGATTGTCGAATTGATCCAGGCGGACGGCATGGAGGTGGGCAGTCATCTGCCCGCCCAGATGCTGGCCGACCGGCTGCGCGTGTCGCGCTCGCCGGTCAACGAAGCGCTTTCGCTTCTGCACGAAAAGGGCGTACTGAGCCGCGAGCGCAACCGCGGCTTTTTTCTGGCCCGGCCGGTCGAAGCCCCGCTTTCGGATGTGGTCGACGCATTGGGCCTCGCGCAAGCCGACGTAGTGACGAGCGTCTACTTCCGGATCGCGGACGATCTGCTCAAAGGCGCTCTGCCGCAGGCATTTTCAGAGCAGATGATCCGCACGCGCTACGGCCTGACCAACGCGCAACTGGCCGCCGTACTCGGCCGCATTGCCCAGGAGGGCTGGGCCGAACGCAAGCCGGGCTATGGCTGGGAATTCTCGACCATGCTGACCACGCCCGACAGTCTGCTGCAATCGTATCGCCTGCGGCTCGCGCTGGAGCCGGCGGCGTTGCTGGAACCGGGCTTTCGCCTCGAGCCCAGCGTGCTCGCGCGCTGCCGCGCGGCGGAGCAGCACCTGCTCGATGGCGGCATTCAGACCGATACGGCCGATCAGTTGCACGAGCGCGGCGTGCGGTTTCACGAGTCGCTGGTCGAAGCCTCCGGCAACCCGTTTTTTATCGACACGATCAAACGGGTGAACCGCGTCCGCCGTTTACTCTCGTACCGCTCCATGCAGGATCGGCAACGCTATACGAAGCATTGCAAGCAGCATCTCCAGATACTGAACCTGCTTGAGAAAGAGCGCAACGAAGAGGCCGCCGAAGCCTTGCGCGCCCACCTGAAACATACGCTCGATGCGCTTTCGCGGATCGCCGGCATCCTTAAACCCTAG
- a CDS encoding LysR family transcriptional regulator, with protein MTLSQLRVFCAVVEQGSFRAASRSLDIAQSALTHAIQSLEAELAVPLLTRSHLGISLTPFGEKLLARASSILKDCERIDQDMRELEGEPTGRIALGLTSEPLAELLVPVLKRFMSSFPRVLVHLSNGSAQTLIERIRDGRLDFALCPLAPELDDVDLHIDRLYRSSPAILARAGHPRAHATSIAELADSEWVGFKREGVVGIAANRLVGMFATHGLGMPKIVITAETLLESLFLVCETDYLTMDPGVLADFKLFSGSLVRVPIRETFQPRDVSLIRRSNSPLTSIAQELASMLVSYARLTRGVARNG; from the coding sequence ATGACGTTGAGCCAGCTCAGAGTGTTTTGCGCGGTCGTCGAACAGGGCAGTTTTCGCGCGGCTTCGCGCTCGCTGGACATCGCGCAAAGCGCGTTGACCCACGCTATCCAGAGTCTCGAGGCGGAGCTCGCCGTGCCGTTGCTGACGCGCTCGCATCTCGGCATCAGCCTCACGCCGTTCGGGGAGAAGCTGCTGGCGCGGGCCTCGTCTATCCTCAAGGACTGCGAACGCATCGACCAGGATATGCGCGAACTGGAAGGGGAGCCGACCGGGCGCATTGCGCTCGGCCTGACCTCCGAGCCGCTGGCCGAGCTGCTGGTGCCGGTGTTGAAGCGCTTCATGTCGAGCTTCCCGCGGGTACTCGTGCATCTGTCGAACGGTTCGGCGCAAACGCTGATCGAGCGGATTCGCGACGGACGGCTCGATTTCGCGCTGTGTCCGCTCGCGCCGGAACTGGACGACGTGGATCTGCACATCGACCGGCTCTACCGTTCCTCTCCCGCCATCCTCGCGCGCGCCGGCCACCCGAGGGCCCACGCCACGTCGATTGCCGAACTGGCCGATTCCGAATGGGTGGGCTTCAAACGCGAGGGTGTGGTCGGCATTGCGGCGAACCGGCTGGTGGGGATGTTCGCGACCCACGGGCTGGGCATGCCGAAAATCGTCATTACCGCCGAGACGCTGCTGGAGTCGCTGTTTCTCGTCTGCGAAACGGACTACCTGACGATGGACCCCGGCGTGCTCGCCGACTTCAAACTGTTTTCGGGTTCGCTCGTCAGGGTGCCGATCCGCGAGACCTTCCAGCCGCGCGACGTATCCCTGATCCGGCGCAGCAATTCGCCGTTGACATCGATCGCCCAGGAACTGGCGA
- a CDS encoding porin, with the protein MKKTIPMIAALCAFSSVAHAQSSVTLYGLLDTGLAFNSNSKGASQYSLASGNLQGDRWGFRGVEDLGGGLSAIFRLEGGFAINNGTLGQGGDLFGRKAYVGLASPYGTVTLGRQYDTLGDYVGSFESANAEELVTATEWGSIYGAHPGDMDNLDNSDRINNSIKYASQNYGGFTFGGIYSLGGKAGDFTEDQLYGLGAGYHNGTLSLGVAYEKAKDPNYSVFGTNPNANTSTSTSALNMSSPVYSGFASAGAWQVISAGAAYRIGNATIGGVYSNVAFQNLGSEAGAGLNPKHLTGTASFNIGELNFAYLVTPALQLGVAYTYTRGDSVGSISGATYNQVNLGANYFLSKRTDLYLVGIYEHASGEDSTGKPAVAAIANLSNSSTDVQTAVVVGIRHRF; encoded by the coding sequence ATGAAAAAGACCATACCCATGATTGCCGCGCTCTGCGCCTTCTCGAGCGTCGCGCACGCGCAGAGCAGCGTGACGCTTTACGGCCTGCTCGATACGGGTTTAGCGTTCAACTCGAACTCCAAAGGTGCCTCGCAGTACTCGCTTGCTTCCGGCAACCTGCAGGGCGATCGCTGGGGCTTTCGCGGCGTGGAGGACCTCGGCGGCGGCCTCAGTGCCATCTTCCGGCTCGAAGGCGGCTTTGCCATCAACAACGGCACGCTGGGCCAGGGCGGCGACCTGTTCGGACGTAAGGCCTATGTGGGCCTCGCGAGTCCCTATGGTACCGTCACCCTCGGCCGTCAATACGACACCCTCGGCGACTACGTGGGCAGCTTCGAATCGGCCAACGCCGAAGAACTCGTGACCGCCACGGAATGGGGCAGCATTTACGGCGCGCACCCCGGCGACATGGACAACCTCGACAACTCCGACCGCATCAACAATTCGATCAAGTACGCGAGCCAGAACTACGGCGGCTTTACCTTCGGCGGCATCTACAGCCTCGGCGGCAAAGCCGGCGACTTCACCGAAGACCAGTTGTACGGCCTGGGCGCCGGTTACCACAACGGCACGCTGAGTCTCGGCGTAGCCTATGAAAAAGCCAAAGACCCGAACTACTCGGTGTTCGGCACCAACCCGAACGCCAATACGTCGACTTCGACCAGCGCCCTCAACATGTCGAGCCCGGTGTACAGCGGCTTCGCCTCGGCCGGCGCGTGGCAGGTGATCTCGGCGGGCGCCGCTTACCGGATCGGCAATGCGACGATCGGCGGCGTCTATAGCAACGTGGCCTTCCAGAACCTCGGCAGCGAAGCCGGCGCCGGCCTGAACCCGAAACATCTGACCGGCACCGCGTCCTTCAATATCGGCGAACTGAACTTCGCGTACCTGGTCACGCCGGCACTGCAGCTTGGCGTGGCTTATACGTACACGCGCGGCGACTCGGTCGGCAGCATCTCCGGTGCGACGTACAACCAGGTCAACCTCGGCGCCAACTACTTCCTCTCGAAACGCACCGACCTGTATCTGGTCGGCATCTACGAACACGCAAGCGGCGAAGACTCGACCGGCAAGCCGGCGGTGGCGGCGATCGCCAATCTGTCGAACTCGTCGACCGATGTGCAGACCGCAGTCGTGGTCGGGATCCGGCATAGGTTCTGA
- a CDS encoding ABC transporter substrate-binding protein, producing MTLTPSIRAAFTPTGKLRASINLGNPILANKDAATGQPFGVSIDLANEFGRQLGADVELVVFDTAGKSVEAVADERADIGFFAIDPARGASIAFTAPYVLIEGYYLVRNASAIRRNAEVDTAAHRVAVGKGSAYDLFLTRELRHAHIVRAPSSPAVVQTFLAEGLEVAAGVKQQLEADAALHPGLRLLDERFMVIQQAMGTPRSRGEAAAQYLREFVEERKSSGFVAAALARHAIQGALVAPAG from the coding sequence ATGACCCTCACGCCTTCCATTCGCGCTGCCTTTACGCCCACCGGCAAGCTCAGGGCGTCGATCAACCTCGGCAATCCGATCCTCGCGAACAAGGACGCCGCCACGGGGCAGCCGTTCGGCGTCTCGATCGACCTCGCCAACGAATTCGGCCGGCAACTGGGCGCCGACGTGGAACTGGTCGTGTTCGACACCGCGGGTAAATCGGTGGAGGCGGTCGCGGACGAGCGGGCCGACATCGGCTTCTTCGCCATCGACCCCGCGCGCGGCGCGAGCATTGCGTTCACCGCGCCCTATGTGCTGATCGAAGGCTACTACCTGGTGCGCAACGCCTCCGCGATTCGCCGCAACGCGGAGGTCGACACGGCGGCTCACCGCGTCGCGGTGGGCAAGGGCAGCGCCTACGACCTGTTTCTCACGCGCGAACTGCGCCACGCGCACATCGTGCGTGCGCCCAGTTCGCCCGCCGTCGTGCAGACCTTCCTCGCAGAGGGGCTGGAGGTGGCGGCCGGCGTGAAGCAGCAGCTTGAGGCGGACGCCGCGCTTCACCCCGGTTTGCGTCTGCTGGACGAGCGCTTCATGGTGATTCAGCAGGCCATGGGGACGCCCCGCAGCCGGGGCGAGGCCGCCGCGCAGTATTTGCGGGAGTTTGTCGAGGAGAGGAAGTCGTCGGGGTTCGTCGCGGCGGCGCTGGCTCGCCACGCCATTCAAGGGGCGCTGGTGGCGCCTGCGGGGTGA
- a CDS encoding dipeptide ABC transporter ATP-binding protein encodes MMTRHSVIMTSSASAQAHTSGPAVSQTKQPLLSVRDLTLGFRTPDGGAKPVVQRVSFDLDAGQSLAVVGESGSGKTLIGKTLLGLLPDAAQIMGGSVRFAGQPLLEQTPAQWRTTRGIGIGMVFQEPMVSLNPAFRIGEQLTEALVRRRGVPRAQAWAQAVAMLERVRVRDPQGCMKRYPHEFSGGMRQRIMLAAVMLLRPKLLIADEPTTALDCVVQKEVLDLMTELTREEGTALIFISHNLALVAAYTEQVLVMRAGVAVETGPAAQVLSRPSHDYTLALLDALPRRLPAVSPEAPEASDASAASAAPLPAPVLEVRDVVIDYQAARSGMAAWFGGKRSVRAVHRTSFSLRAGETLAIVGESGSGKTSLTKVVLGLVEPAEGDVLLNGERFLGTGAKQLQAARRAIQIVFQDPYSSLDPRMRVGALVAEGLRADRALSAAQRTERVSTALADVGLADHARRFVHELSGGQRQRVAIARALASRPAVIIADEPVSALDVTVQKQVLDMLVSLQARYGFACLLISHDLGVVEQIADRVLVMLRGHVVEEGTRDAVFDDPCHPYTRRLLQAVPELRGNRVDGFKVLSREVPAQRLGDAAYFNPDHAQQDAQQGGQPAVPHLAEVVQGAAGHRVALQAGA; translated from the coding sequence ATGATGACGCGTCACTCTGTGATTATGACTTCCTCTGCGAGTGCTCAGGCGCATACGTCTGGTCCAGCCGTTAGTCAAACTAAACAACCACTGCTGAGCGTACGCGACCTGACGCTCGGATTCCGCACGCCCGACGGCGGCGCAAAGCCGGTCGTGCAACGGGTCAGCTTCGACCTCGATGCGGGACAGTCGCTGGCGGTGGTCGGCGAATCGGGCAGCGGCAAGACCCTGATCGGCAAAACGCTGCTCGGCTTGTTGCCGGATGCGGCGCAGATCATGGGCGGCAGCGTGAGGTTTGCGGGCCAGCCGTTGCTCGAACAGACGCCGGCCCAGTGGCGAACCACGCGGGGTATCGGCATCGGCATGGTGTTTCAGGAACCGATGGTGTCGCTGAATCCGGCGTTCCGGATCGGCGAGCAGTTGACCGAAGCGCTCGTGCGCCGCCGCGGCGTGCCGCGCGCGCAAGCCTGGGCGCAGGCCGTTGCGATGCTCGAACGGGTGCGCGTGCGCGATCCGCAGGGCTGCATGAAGCGCTATCCGCATGAGTTTTCGGGCGGGATGCGTCAACGTATCATGCTCGCGGCCGTGATGCTGTTGCGGCCCAAACTGTTGATCGCCGACGAACCGACTACTGCGCTCGACTGCGTGGTCCAGAAGGAAGTGCTCGATCTGATGACGGAGCTCACTCGCGAAGAGGGCACCGCGCTGATCTTTATTAGCCACAATCTGGCGCTGGTGGCCGCGTACACCGAGCAGGTGCTGGTGATGCGTGCGGGTGTGGCCGTCGAAACTGGTCCCGCCGCGCAGGTGCTGTCGCGGCCGTCGCATGACTACACGCTGGCGTTGCTCGACGCCTTGCCGCGGCGCTTGCCTGCCGTCTCGCCTGAAGCGCCTGAAGCGTCCGACGCATCGGCTGCATCCGCTGCGCCGCTTCCTGCACCTGTTCTCGAAGTGCGTGACGTCGTCATCGACTATCAGGCCGCGCGCAGCGGCATGGCGGCCTGGTTTGGCGGCAAGCGCAGCGTGCGCGCGGTGCATCGCACCTCGTTCAGCTTGCGGGCCGGCGAGACGCTGGCGATTGTCGGCGAGTCGGGTAGCGGCAAGACGAGTCTGACGAAGGTCGTGCTCGGCCTCGTCGAGCCCGCCGAGGGCGATGTGCTGCTCAACGGCGAGCGCTTTCTCGGTACCGGTGCGAAGCAGTTGCAGGCTGCGCGCCGTGCGATCCAGATCGTCTTCCAGGATCCGTATTCCTCGCTCGATCCGCGCATGCGGGTCGGCGCGCTGGTGGCCGAAGGACTGCGCGCGGACCGCGCGCTGAGTGCCGCGCAACGTACCGAGCGGGTGAGCACCGCACTGGCCGACGTCGGGCTGGCCGATCACGCGCGGCGCTTCGTCCACGAGTTGTCCGGCGGTCAGCGCCAGCGCGTGGCCATTGCGAGAGCGTTGGCAAGCCGCCCGGCCGTGATCATCGCCGACGAACCCGTTTCGGCGCTCGACGTGACGGTCCAGAAGCAGGTGCTCGACATGCTGGTGTCGTTGCAGGCGCGCTACGGTTTCGCCTGTCTGCTGATTTCGCATGACCTCGGCGTGGTCGAGCAGATCGCGGACCGGGTGCTGGTGATGCTGCGCGGACATGTGGTGGAGGAGGGCACACGTGACGCCGTCTTCGACGATCCGTGCCACCCGTATACACGTCGTTTGCTGCAGGCGGTCCCGGAGTTGCGCGGCAATCGTGTGGACGGCTTCAAGGTGCTGTCGCGCGAAGTGCCTGCGCAACGATTGGGCGATGCGGCGTATTTCAATCCGGACCATGCCCAGCAGGATGCGCAGCAAGGCGGGCAACCGGCGGTGCCGCATCTGGCCGAGGTCGTTCAAGGTGCGGCGGGGCATCGCGTTGCCTTGCAGGCCGGAGCCTGA
- a CDS encoding ABC transporter permease, whose translation MLSYMIKRIAMAVPTVLIVTLLVFGMMRAIPGDPASLMLGDVNDPALLAQLRHQFGLDRSVPEQFVLWVTHLAHGDLGMSIARHQPVAELIRTTFPVTAEIVLSATLFASLIAIPAGLFAAWSQNRRADPAIVFTSILLVSLPSFWVGILLMWVFGVKLQWLPTFGFETFSEAGWGTVRYLVLPVLAVALGEIAVLTRMMRASSLEVLRLEYISHARAKGLSEPRVLLRHALPNAFGPALTVVGLILGHLLAGGAVIETVFTLPGMGRLLVESIYARDYPVVQACLLVIALLYVLVNLVVDLLYPVFDPRMKL comes from the coding sequence ATGCTTTCCTACATGATCAAACGCATCGCGATGGCGGTGCCGACTGTGCTGATCGTGACCCTGCTCGTCTTCGGCATGATGCGCGCGATTCCGGGCGACCCGGCCTCGTTGATGCTCGGCGACGTTAACGATCCGGCGCTGCTCGCGCAACTGCGTCATCAGTTCGGGCTCGATCGTTCGGTACCCGAACAGTTCGTGCTGTGGGTGACGCACCTGGCGCATGGCGACCTCGGCATGTCGATCGCGCGTCATCAGCCGGTGGCGGAGCTGATCCGCACTACGTTCCCGGTCACCGCCGAAATCGTGCTGTCGGCGACGCTGTTCGCAAGCCTGATCGCGATTCCGGCGGGTCTGTTTGCGGCGTGGTCGCAGAATCGTCGCGCCGATCCGGCGATTGTGTTTACCAGCATCCTGCTGGTCTCGCTGCCGAGCTTCTGGGTCGGCATTCTGCTGATGTGGGTCTTCGGCGTGAAGCTGCAATGGTTGCCGACCTTCGGCTTCGAAACCTTCAGCGAGGCCGGATGGGGCACCGTGCGCTATCTGGTGCTGCCGGTGCTTGCGGTCGCGCTCGGTGAGATCGCCGTGCTCACGCGCATGATGCGCGCGAGCAGTCTCGAGGTGCTGCGGCTCGAATACATTTCGCACGCCCGCGCGAAAGGACTCTCGGAGCCGCGCGTGTTGCTGCGCCATGCGCTGCCGAATGCCTTCGGTCCGGCGTTGACCGTGGTCGGCCTGATCCTCGGGCACCTGCTGGCCGGCGGCGCTGTCATCGAAACGGTGTTTACGCTGCCCGGCATGGGGCGCCTGCTGGTCGAGAGCATCTATGCGCGCGACTATCCGGTGGTGCAGGCCTGCCTGCTGGTGATTGCGCTGCTGTACGTCCTCGTCAATCTCGTCGTCGACCTGCTGTATCCGGTCTTCGATCCGCGCATGAAACTCTAG